In Pontimonas salivibrio, the sequence GACTGTTCTTTTTTGGTTTTGCCGCCGCGATGATGCTTCGCGCCCAAGTAGGTGTCGACCCGTGGACAGTACTCGCCGAGGGGTTAATGCTTACCACCGGTATTGGCATCGGCTGGTGGGTGGTCATTTTGGGTCTGGTGGTGTTGCTGTTGTGGATTCCCCTTCGACAGCGGCCTGGCTTCGGCACCGTGTTGAACGCCCTTCTGGTGGGGCCGTTCATGGAAATTGGCCTGTTGTATATCGACACACCGGACACGCTCGTTCAGCGGTGGTTGGTGTTTCTCACCGGAGTATTGATGCTCGCGATCGCCAGTGGCCTTTATATCGGTGCCGGTTTTGGGTCAGGACCAAGAGATGGGCTCATGACGGGAGCCAATAAACGCTTCGGTTGGCCCATCTGGATTGTCCGCACCAGTATCGAAGTGACGGTGTTGCTGATTGGTTGGGCACTTGGCGGCAACTTTGGGCTCGGAACCATCGTCTTTG encodes:
- a CDS encoding YczE/YyaS/YitT family protein — translated: MFHLTHRMVRLLIGLFFFGFAAAMMLRAQVGVDPWTVLAEGLMLTTGIGIGWWVVILGLVVLLLWIPLRQRPGFGTVLNALLVGPFMEIGLLYIDTPDTLVQRWLVFLTGVLMLAIASGLYIGAGFGSGPRDGLMTGANKRFGWPIWIVRTSIEVTVLLIGWALGGNFGLGTIVFAFSIGPLVHRTIPALRVPPYSVKDTGK